A region of Plantactinospora sp. BC1 DNA encodes the following proteins:
- the pfkB gene encoding 1-phosphofructokinase — MILTVTLNPSLDRAMEIDLLVRGEVIRAASAHLDPGGKGVNVSRALLANGVPSRAVLPVGGEEGAQLVRLLEGEGVELLVVPIAGRTRSNITLAEPDGTVTKINESGPVLTGPEFAEVTSAVLAASGAADWVVACGSVPPGLPVTAFGDLCARLVDAGVRLAVDTSGPALRAAAEAGAALVKPNREELAEAVGAPLHSLGDVVDAAARLRGWGAGAVLASLGADGAVLVDADGVLTGESPVARPKSTVGAGDALLAGFLAAGAAGADALAEGLAWGAAAVSLPGSRMPGPGDLARNTVRLHPRPDLVRPLLPQG, encoded by the coding sequence ATGATCCTCACCGTCACGCTCAACCCCAGCCTGGACCGGGCGATGGAGATCGACCTGCTGGTCCGGGGCGAGGTGATCCGGGCCGCCTCCGCACACCTCGACCCGGGTGGCAAGGGCGTGAACGTCTCCCGGGCACTGCTGGCCAACGGCGTACCGTCCCGGGCGGTACTGCCGGTCGGCGGCGAGGAGGGGGCCCAGCTCGTCCGGCTGCTGGAGGGCGAGGGGGTCGAGCTGCTGGTGGTGCCGATCGCCGGCCGTACCCGGTCGAACATCACCCTCGCCGAGCCGGACGGCACGGTGACCAAGATCAACGAGTCCGGCCCGGTCCTGACCGGGCCGGAGTTCGCCGAGGTCACCAGCGCGGTGCTCGCGGCGTCCGGGGCGGCCGACTGGGTGGTCGCCTGCGGCAGCGTGCCGCCGGGACTGCCGGTGACCGCCTTCGGCGACCTCTGCGCCCGGCTGGTCGACGCCGGAGTGCGGCTGGCCGTCGACACCAGCGGGCCGGCGCTGCGGGCCGCCGCCGAGGCCGGCGCGGCGCTGGTCAAGCCGAACCGGGAGGAGCTGGCCGAGGCGGTCGGCGCCCCGCTGCACTCCCTCGGCGACGTGGTCGACGCCGCCGCGCGGCTGCGCGGCTGGGGTGCCGGCGCGGTGCTGGCCAGCCTCGGCGCCGACGGCGCGGTGCTGGTCGACGCCGACGGCGTGCTCACCGGCGAGTCGCCGGTGGCGCGGCCGAAGAGCACGGTCGGGGCCGGCGACGCGCTGCTGGCCGGCTTCCTGGCCGCCGGCGCAGCCGGTGCGGACGCCCTCGCCGAGGGGCTCGCCTGGGGCGCCGCCGCGGTCAGCCTGCCCGGCAGCCGGATGCCCGGCCCCGGCGACCTGGCCCGGAACACCGTCCGACTCCACCCCCGACCGGACCTGGTCCGGCCGCTGCTGCCGCAAGGGTGA